aagtaaataaataaataaaggaaGCAAGAGCACCCATAATGTGTAGGAAACAAATTACAGGACGACAATTTATGCATAACATACCATTAAATGAGATATAAGTCTCATTTCATCTAAAAGTAAATTATGTTTGAATATAATGTATTTTAATATTACATGTATTCATAATATTTCACATGTTAATTAAGTTTAGATAAaggattttttttgttacttgTATCATATTCATCTAACTGATACTAATCCTTCAATTTAATatggaagaaaaaaaagttCATGGTGAAAAAATTATCTTACATTAATATGGGTGTAATACAAAGCTTAtcataaaattttcttttgggTTTAGCTATGACATGTTTTAAGAAcacatattaaaattattattattgttattattattcaaagttttttaaaatttgtttatttaataaaaacataataagcATCAATGCATTAATAAgtactaatttatttattaatccatttttataaactaaataataataataataataataataaatacgtGGTTAGTCAAgattaaaaatatcttatatttaaactaaaattattttgaaataataaaaataaattttataattaaagcatttcaaaaaaagaaatttGTGCACCAAATACTTTCTTtctatgttttttttatatatgtaatagataatagatattaaaattttaaactttataatttatatattttataattgataaatttaaaaaatatataactttagacaagaagttagttaattgttttttggaaaagaaaataaatttgcACAATAATTAAATTTCCAAATGTACAGCTTCAATATATTTAATGTCAGTTTGACCCAAGAAACAGAATCGCACGTGCATCCACAACTCCCTTGTGATACTTTACAGTTTAACCAGTTACACCCCGCCGCTTTATTGTACTACTATCTATTAAGCAgtaaactattattattattattattattattattattattattattattattattattattattattatgtttctTAAATATTTCTAAtcattaacaaataaaaatttaacttgtattaaaatttatttaaaagtggtaaataaatatatattataattttattaaataaataaaaaaatttagatactGTATTGCTTTTGTCAATATTACTTTTTCTGCTTTAACAATCTGTGAATCTGGCACCGCACTGATTATTTTACACTAGTAGTTTCATTTCATTGACCATattctttattttcaataaataattaggaaatatataaatataaatatattataaatgtaattatttaaagatcaaactttttttttttgtttttgccaTTCCTATTTCCTTCATTGATAAATTTCCAGCATCTATTTCAAGGTTTCGTCTTTTTTCATGGTTGGATTCTTTCGTACCACACCCATCCTCGATTTTCTCAACTTGTTTCCTCTTTCGTTTCAATAGGgtttccattctctctcttcctttccTTCATTACACTGCCTTCATTTTTTGCCATCAATTTTCGAATTCGTCCTGTTCGAGCTCGATTCGGTAGGTTTTTCTCgatttagggttagggttttgtGCCTGCCAGTCAATGGGGTTTGTTGCATGcaaattgttgttgttgatttcCGTGCCCAGCTCAAATGCTTATTTGATTGTGTTACAGTGAGAAATAGGCACTTCCCATTTTCGATTTTTTCGCGTAATatagtttcaaaattttaacCTTTTTTTCCCCCCTCAAGGATTTTGATTTGGGATTTTTTGGAGGGGATTTCGCAGTGCATTGAATTGGGACTGCATTTTCTGGATTTTGCTGTACGACTTGAAGAAGCTGGCATGATATGATGAAGCATAGTTGGAAGGTAATCTCAAAGTAGCAGTTTCAATTTCGAAGCGGAATGTTCAGTTCGAGCATGGATTCTGCGAGAGATACAAGTGGTGTTGCAGGGACGGTGTTAATTCCCATGCGTTTTGTGTGGCCATATGGTGGAAGAAGTGTGTATCTCAGTGGTTCTTTCACACGGTGCGTCTTCTTCTAAATTTTTGGTGACACCTTAATTATTTGCGACcctgttattattattattattatttggcgAGAATGCTCCTTTTTACTTGATTCATTATAATTTGTAGTGGGATTCACGTTACTCAACTCttgttctctttttctttctctctctctctggtTCTAAAAAAATTTCTGTATTTTGACTCTAAGGTGGTCCGAGCTTCTACAAATGTCTCCAGTGGAAGGTTGTCCAACTGTCTTTCAAGTTATTCATAGCTTAGCCCCCGGTTATCATCAGGTTAGTTTACAGTGATGGGCTGATGGGCTTAGATGAATGACTGAGTAAGTAAAAAGTTGTGTGTTCTTACTAGAATATACTtttatgtgtgtgtgtgtgtatgtgttgCTTTGTGgatttcataattttaattGGATATTATTTATAGAGACATTTTCCGCATAGAGAGGATAGGATGATAGCACTAAGCTCTGTGTTAATAATCCGTGTTAAATGTACTTGGATTGGTCTCTTTGATCTGTCACTCATGTTTTGGtctttctcttgaatttttatgtatttatttatttattttcccacTCATAGGATTTGAATTCAACACCATTGATTACTATTTCATACattaaccaaaaataaataaataaagtggaTTAACTGGTATGAACTATAAATTGATGCCTTAAAAACTCTGGAGTGTATCTTGTGAACGTGGAAGTGTAATTGACATGGTGTTTGAATTCTACAGAGCTTTAAAATAGAAGATCTGTTTTATACTTTTAGCATTTGTTTTGAAATgttattttggtttttcaatGACTGGTTGTTGGTAAGTAATTCTGCTTGTACGCACGTTCGCTGGTATCTTTCAATGATAGGTGAGAGGAtacttattatattattatttgaattatttgAATGCAGTACAAGTTTTATGTTGATGGAGAATGGCGGCATGACGAGCATCAACCTTATATATCTGGAGAAATCGGGATTGTTAACACTGTTTTATTGGCTACTGATCCTAATTTCGTACCTGTTTTAAACCCAGACATAGCTTCTGGTTCTAACATGGATGTGGATAATGAGGGTTTTCGGCGTGTGgtaataattagttattttgtgACAGCTGTTATTATTGCTATTAAACATGGTTCTCTGTGTGCTGTGTTTTGAGAATATTATAGATCATCGAAATTTTGAAGCATATgcaatatattaaaattgataATGCTATCTGACCGGTGATTATGTGCAACTTATCTAATGACTCCTGATGTCATGATAGTTTTATTGCCTTTCAATCCAGTTGAATCTTAATAATTCTATTATTAATCATATCCCTGCCGTCACATAGAATATATTGTACAACATTTTGTTTGTTGCATTTTTAGAACTGATTTTTGCCTGTGTGAAATCTTATTCTTGTTTTTCATCTGAAATTCCTTTGTTCAGGTCCGGTTGACAGATGGTACATTGAGTGAGGTATTGCCAAGAATATCAGATGTTGATGTACAAACCTCCCGTCAGCGTATATCAGCATTCTTGTCAATGCGCACAGCTTATGAATTACTTCCGGAGTCAGGCAAGGTTTGGATTCTTTATCATTGATCTCTTAATTTTGGATTTTACGATTAGATATCAACCTTACAACCTCGAATTCCAGAGTTTACTAATTTAGTGACACCTGCCATAGGTTGTTGCCTTGGATGTTGATCTGCCAGTGAAACAGGCATTTCACATTCTACATGAGCAGGTATCTTTGTCTTCCTTTGACTAGATTTTGTATAGGTGACTCATTGTTAATGAATAATTTTGCGAAAATATGGTTGATAATTGCTTTCTGACTCTCCTTGCCTTGACCTTGATAGATAGGTCAGAAATGACGTGTATAGTTTTTGAACCTTCTCTAGAATTTTAGTGATTTTTTCATATGCTATTTGCTTTGACAGTTTATATATCTCCAATTTCTTGCGTTATATGCTCTAGCTTTGTTACTGTGTGTTTATCAACTGCTTATTAGAAGCTTGCATATGCAACTTCTCCGAATTGGGTGATTTGCAGGGAATTCCCATGGCTCCTCTTTGGGACTTCTGCAAGGGGCAGTTTGTTGGAGTTCTTAGTGccctggattttattttaattttgagagAGGTAAGTCTAGTATAATATTACTAATAGTGCCAATCAATccaacattttttatttttagtataaatttaaaaataaattttatttatttttctaaaattaagaaaattaaaaatgttagtggtttatcatAGTTAGTAGGTAGTTATTTATGTGAATATAGTGAGAGTCAATGGGTAGTTATAATtgattatatatgtatataataattaaatatatttatagaaatcaaaatttatttcaattttaatttttagatacCAAGAGGTAGTTAACAAACCTAATTCTCTAGATGTAGATTAGCTTATTGTcagattttctaaaaatataaagtCCTTGTCTAGAAGTGCTAGAAGCTCTAATATAATACTATACCACATGAACAAGATGTATTGCAACTTACATAACGTAGTAGCAACATACCTAGAATATTTATTGTATGGTTATAGTGATTTTGTTGCACTAAAGGTTGGCTTTTTGTTCATATTCATACCAAGAAGTTTGCATACATGCCTGGACTAGTGTTGTGTGCAACCATCATGTACCTCAACCTTTGACAATTGAGCTGCATGAATGAGTGGCAGGAGAAATTACCAAGTTTGTAGGCAAAACAATATTAGATATTGTTGGCCAATACATTAAATGAATAGATGTTCAATTGATTCTGCATGTTGTTGACTGGGAACAAATGGCAATTTAGTCATGAACATATGAGAATTACTTCTCTTATCTCAACTTTTTATTTGGCCTGGCCATTTGTCGTCTTCGAGTCTTCCACAATTGACTTAGAAAAGATTATAGAAGAGAGGGTAAGAAAttcctcccccccccccccccccccccaaaaaaaaacaaaagaaaacaccACCAACTCTAAACCATGCACTAGTGTATCATTTcttttatagtatattcttcTAATTGTAAGGTATACTCAAGTTCAGTATTATGAAATGTTTTCTATACTTTTTGTCTATTCCTCAGATTGGTAGTCATGGATCCAATCTAACAGAAGAGGAGCTTGAAACGCATACCATATCTGCTTGGAAAGAAGGAAAATCTTATTTAAATAGACAAAATAATGGACCTGGAGCAGTATTTCCTAGGCGTTTTATCCATGTAAGTGTTTTATGTGGCTTTTATAAGGCCTTAGTTTGATGACAACATTCAATGTGTTTTGTTTCTCTCTGAGGAATAATGAGAATAGATCTTTCCTATGTTTATGCTACAAAGCTAGAATGTGCGTTTCTGCAATTAATGGAAAAAAGTAGTACTAGTTTGTGTTGAACTAAAGGAAGGTTTTTTAGAGAGATGGAAGCCATAGATTGTATGTTTATTTTCTAGAAAAGGGGGGTTACTTTTGTTATCTTCCCACGCATTTATGCCTTGTATAAATTTTGTTAATCATGAACTAATCATGTGGACTATTATCATCTTATGGTTAATAAATGTACCTCTCTTGCACCAGCTATGCTTTTAGCTATCTCAAATTAAGGTTGGAACTTGCAGTTTAAAAGCATTATTTTGGGTTATGTATAAAACTTTGTACAATAATTAATGTTTATATGTTACTATGCCAGATGCACATTTGTTCATAGAAGTGACTGCAATTGTTATCTAATCATCTATGATTGATATTGTTGTAGGCGGGGCCATATGATAATTTGAAGGATATTGCTGTGAAGATCCTGCAAAATGAGGTTTCAACAGTTCCTGTTATccattcatcttctgaagacgGTTCATTTCCACAGCTACTACATCTTGCTTCACTTTCTGGCATACTTAAATGTAAGTTCTGTGATAATGCACTTTATACTGTTGTTAATCATGATTGGTTCTTACCCAATTGATTTTTCAGGTATTTGCAGGTATTTTAGGCATTGTTCTAGTTCGTTGCCTATACTTCAACTTCCAATATGTGCAATTCCTGTGGGTACATGGCTGCCCAAAATTGGGGAGTCAAATCGACGACC
Above is a genomic segment from Arachis stenosperma cultivar V10309 chromosome 1, arast.V10309.gnm1.PFL2, whole genome shotgun sequence containing:
- the LOC130970297 gene encoding sucrose nonfermenting 4-like protein isoform X1 — translated: MFSSSMDSARDTSGVAGTVLIPMRFVWPYGGRSVYLSGSFTRWSELLQMSPVEGCPTVFQVIHSLAPGYHQYKFYVDGEWRHDEHQPYISGEIGIVNTVLLATDPNFVPVLNPDIASGSNMDVDNEGFRRVVRLTDGTLSEVLPRISDVDVQTSRQRISAFLSMRTAYELLPESGKVVALDVDLPVKQAFHILHEQGIPMAPLWDFCKGQFVGVLSALDFILILREIGSHGSNLTEEELETHTISAWKEGKSYLNRQNNGPGAVFPRRFIHAGPYDNLKDIAVKILQNEVSTVPVIHSSSEDGSFPQLLHLASLSGILKCICRYFRHCSSSLPILQLPICAIPVGTWLPKIGESNRRPLAMLRPSASVTSALNLLVQAQVSSIPIVDDNDSLLDIYCRSDITALAKDRAYTHINLDEMTVQQALQLGQDSYNPYELRSQRCQMCLRSDSLHKVMERLANPGVRRLIIVEAGSKRVEGVVSLSDIFKFFLC
- the LOC130970297 gene encoding sucrose nonfermenting 4-like protein isoform X2; protein product: MFSSSMDSARDTSGVAGTVLIPMRFVWPYGGRSVYLSGSFTRWSELLQMSPVEGCPTVFQVIHSLAPGYHQYKFYVDGEWRHDEHQPYISGEIGIVNTVLLATDPNFVPVLNPDIASGSNMDVDNEGFRRVVRLTDGTLSEVLPRISDVDVQTSRQRISAFLSMRTAYELLPESGKVVALDVDLPVKQAFHILHEQIGSHGSNLTEEELETHTISAWKEGKSYLNRQNNGPGAVFPRRFIHAGPYDNLKDIAVKILQNEVSTVPVIHSSSEDGSFPQLLHLASLSGILKCICRYFRHCSSSLPILQLPICAIPVGTWLPKIGESNRRPLAMLRPSASVTSALNLLVQAQVSSIPIVDDNDSLLDIYCRSDITALAKDRAYTHINLDEMTVQQALQLGQDSYNPYELRSQRCQMCLRSDSLHKVMERLANPGVRRLIIVEAGSKRVEGVVSLSDIFKFFLC